The following is a genomic window from Solanum lycopersicum chromosome 6, SLM_r2.1.
TTTAGTTCAAGTGTTCGACCATTTAAGATGATTCAAAGTGGATTTGTTGTCAACCGCAAGTTAATATCTGGCTGTATTTAGGCTTCGTTGGTTTCAAGAATTTCCTCAATTTCAGAAGAAagtaaaaatcaattttgataTACTTGATCATTTTCACATTGGGTGTGTTAACTGCGTTTTTTGTggttaaaaataaagtaattctGCCATATTCTCATCTTATGGTACAAAAACCGAGATAACATGAATTCCAGTTTGACCTTACAAGGTCAAACATAGTTTAAATTTGGACCGGGTTGACGTAGATATAGGAATACAATATATAGTCCAAATAATTTTGAAGTTGGTACTTTTTGAATTCTAATAGTTGTACTGGAGGTTAGATTTCAGATGTTAGAACTTCAAAAGCTTTTGTTTCTCATAACATTATCCTGTGGTTATAGAAGTGAACATTGAGAAATTCATATTGTTAGTGTCATGATTGGCACCCATGTATTAGGTAATATTCTGTTTAATCCGTAAAAAATCTTGATAAGTATGTCAGTGTTAAGAAATGTGAGGAAGTTATCAATAAGGTGGTTAGGAGACACCGAGAGGCTGCTAATCACCTTGTAGGTTCTTGAAACCATTGAAATTTTCAATGATCATATTTCAACCAGAACCTTGTTTTTCTGCTCTCCGTGAACAATGCAATTAGGCAGATAAGAACTTCTTCAGTCAAATTCCGCTTGCAACTCTATGTGGATAATGGATTTAGCACCTGACTACTGAGTAACATATGCCTAGGGAAAACACTTCCATGAGATTGCTAGAGTTGCATATGTAATTTCCTTGGATAGGAATTTGTGAACAACTAATTCATCTCTACCAATTAGTTGGAGTTTTTTGTGTAGAGTTGCTAATAGGTATTTTGatctgtttcttcttcttcttctttctatgTAGCGTTGAATGATGCTTTAAAGGAGGAGATACAGCATCTGAAAGTGCTAACTGGGCAAGGCATAGCAAATGGTGGACCTATGATGAACTTCCCAGCAACCTTTGGAGGCAATCAGCAGTTCTACTCTAACAACCAGGCAATGCATACATTGTTGGCTgcacaacaacttcaacagctCCAGCTACATTCTCATAAGCAACAACACCAGTTTCAGCAACATCAGCTACACCAGTTTCAGCAGCAACAGTTGCAGCaccaacaacagcaacagcaacctCTTatgcagcagcagcagcagcaggaTCAACTTTCACAAGCCGGAGATGTGATGTCAAGAGGTTCTCTGTCATCTCCTCAAAATGAAAACGCTTCTGATGTTAGTTCTGTAGCAAAGGATTGAACAGCTGATGGCCAGAGAGACAGGAGATGgtgtatgttttaaaaatcaTCATGTGTTTTCCCATCTAGCAGCTCATTTTTGTGTTTCAAAATCATCACGTGTTGAAACAACATCTAGCTCAGGTTCTCTTGCTTTCAGTTAGCTCCTTCATCTGCATTTTAGTACTTTTGTAGGGTCATTTGACTTTTAGTTGAAATTGTTCAAATCCCATTCTATGCATATGTCATTTTGTCAACTATCAACATGATTTTCTTCATGTTACCAATATTGTTGGTGGTAGTTTTTTTGGACATCAATCACTTATATCTCTCTCACACTGTTCAGTGTTCACATTTTTCGAATAATGTTTTGTGGCTTGCGCGATCGTGGAGGGTAAAATTCTCATGGTGCTCCTCAATAGGTAGGATTTACCAGAGGCGGATCCAGAGCGTAAACTATGGGGTTCAAGGAACTCCATAACTTTTATCTAGGCCTTTAAATGTATTCGTTAAATATTTGATCGTGAACTTGGTTAAATATTGTAATCCCCTATCCCTGTACATAATACTGGTTGGTTCCATCTTATAACTGTCTCTTCTAAATCTGTTATATCATTTCagagaaaaagttaaaagtgaTTTTCACTCCATCTCCTCTTGTCATCAAGGCTACTGTTAGGCTAACTGTTCTGAGGAAGTGAAtggcaaaataaaaatatgtgtttatattttaaaagtaaaaaggtgctaaaattataatttttcaataagaAAGCATCAAAAAAAGTTTTTGAAACTTCAAcgtgaatttatatttgaacgGTCCAAAGATTTAAGTGTTAATAGATCGCATCATATTATTGTATCAAACTATTAATTGaggattttttttgttaaatttaacGTAGTTTAGTAACCTTCTTAAATCTTTTTTGGGGAATCATCATTCAACAAAATCAAAAGTAATGATAGAATATTTTTCggaataaaataatgataaataaactTATTGATGAAATGGACATTTTTAGACCAAGTactattataaaagaaaaagtctTCGTTCAATTTCATTGTAAAATAAACATATGTTAAAAAAAAGTCTTCCTTCAATTTTGATCATAGTTTAggggagtacttgtgcattttccttaatattttttaagtttttttcaactaaaagtataaatatctaaatagaaatattaacctaattgttttgattgtgactctctttgtttttaaattttaatattatattatatttttaaatggataaattacttaaatacacacttttattttttataattttcattattctctactattttaaaatatctccaaaatcccttcttttcttttcaaatccCATTGTTCTAGTTACATTAAGTTTCACATTTAAGCACACGTTTCTATTCCTAATTTCACTCCCTTAATCCCTCCCTATTTCACTCCCTTTAACCTCTTCCTATTTTTACTCCCTCAATTTTTACtccctttattttttaattttcagatttattctCTCTCCATAAGATTTTTCAAGAATCAAGTAAGTTTCcgtttcacaatttttttcgaAGAACTACCAGATCTCCTCCATTTCcacatttttacaaaatatataaggaAAAAGTGAAAGAGATGATGTATCCTCATTGCTCCTTGCAACATCATCGTTTTCACTGATCGTCTTTTGCTGATAAAATCATTTTCTATTGTTGACAGTGAGACAAAGATACAGAAGTTGGTATAGAGCAAAGTAAAAGTGTAGGGGGATTTCTTGGTCATTTGTTAAAAGTGTAGGGGGAttcatttgtttctttttgctTTCAACAAATcaattgttgatttatttttttttgtacttcatCCTTTATAATAcatgatttcatatttaatatagttgattttgtttcttaaacTAATGTATAATGCCTTCGTTGATTTTCAATGTAACTCGTTGTTTAATCGATTtactgatacatgtattagatatgtaccacatattataatgtttagtcaatgcactgatacatgtagtatatatgtatcacatgtttttcatatagtatgaattttctgaaaactgatatcatgtatcagtaaggtattagttgtttagttgatgtacggatacatgttttgaaaattgttataatgtatcattcactaagtttaataactgcgtcatcaactgtgcttgatgatacatatagaatcagtgtgtatagtgttttgtcgatgtactgatacatgtattagatatgtaccacatgttataatgttttagtcaatgcactgatacatgtagtagatatgtATCAACACCGATAGAAAAcgaaattgaatctccaacaacgatttcgtcgattttgtaactttcatactgcaattcgttcacccaaattccggaatgtctcatcaaaatTGAAGTATTCATCTTGAAAAAATCCAcagtaacaacaataaaattactgtagttcgaaatttaacagattgttcataaaaaatgtattcaaactagatgatataatctttgattttcaaaatttgaaattaatatccaattacgTGTTGAATTTatgctgattaatgatctgttaccgtaaaataagctgttttagtaacaacattaaatttaccatttttttctcaacagtttaaacttaccatgtatcactagagtctaaagtatcacggcacaacaaatttaaggaattttttgtaaatactaaatttatcgGGACAgagtgtaattattgaattacactatgggattccttaaatttttactttttaaattaatttttattggcccaCGGGCCAGCTCTACCATTATTTCTCAAGCCCTCCAAATGAGCAGACTTATTCAGGTCGGGCTGAAAAGTCCATTTCTTAAATGGCTCCAAAAATCTTAACCTAATCCTATTAAATCTCGAATTAGACCAAGACGACCTAACGAGCCTAGCCCATATTAACCATTCTAAAGAGAAGTGTGCATTTGCCTGCCGTGTCTGCTACTTTTATTTGATTCAATACcaatcaaagaaaagaaaaagggaagtaatcttgaatttatttctctgaagatttttttaaaaaaattataattcctaataaccaaaaaaaactttattttatttcctcttTTTTCTCTTCCATTTTGACAATTCTATTTTCACGATCATTATTTAAAACAGAAACAAGACCTGATCAAACTCTGTTCgaggtatgttttttttttctcttcaatttCATCAGTTCATACTTCTCGTAGAATTATTTGTACAAATCGTTTCTACTTTCTTGGATTGtggatattttttaatataattctgAAACATGACAGGAGAAGTGgggttttactttttttttttacaaaatttaatggCAGAATtcgacaaaaaaaaatgtattaggTTTCCTGGAAATTGAGTGTTATGATCGAACTAATAAAACTAATCAACTGGAACTCAACAATTTTGGGGCAATTTTCTTAGGTTTATATTAAGCAAAAACTGAACTTTATGAGGAAGTAGAAACTACTGATACCAAATGGAAATAACTGAACTTAGAACAGCTGAGTGAGAACTGAGGAAGGTgagaaaaatgtcaaattgaGTTTATGCATTTCTTTCCCTTTCTGGGAATTAGTTATAGGATGCTCACATGCAATCACGAACTTCTTAACTTATTAAATCTCGTGTGTACACGTGTTATAATTCTATTAGCTTATTTATTCATGTCATTAGGTTGAGATACTTGGATTCTTTTAAGTTATGGGAGTGTTGGTTCGTAAGCAAAACAAATATCATCCTAAAAGCATTTGTATATAATCTACCCATACTATGGGAGGTAGGGGTGGGAGGGTAATGGAGATGGGAGCTTAGGGGGTGATGTGAAGATGAGGTGTGTTGGAGGGTAAGAAGGACACGATCAATGTAGTAATGCTACTTGtggaatttgtttgttttccAACAGTTTTGACTCCTCGCCCCTCGGTACCAAATACACCTTATGTTATAGCTTTAACTATAGTATGCAAGCCATCTTATTTCCTTTACCTATGTAATCTATTTGCATTTTTGGGATTCGAACGAACTTAATCTTACAATGGCTGTAGATACTGATATTGAACACAGACATGTTTAAAGAATATGACCATTAAATAATGTAAGACTTATATTTTCAAGGGGAAGTATCTGTAATATCCTTAAATCTCTGCCCCAACCGCAAGCTCTCTCAATTGTGGTGCTTGTTGAATTTTCACTAGTTCCATTCTGAGAAGTATGTTACTGAAAATGTAAATTTGATTCCTGTTGGATAAAGTTTCAAAATGAGTTCCTGTCTTTCTTGTAATGAACAAGACAAAAAGTTGACGACATCAGGGATAGGGTGTTAGGAACTCCCAGTAAGTCGACCATCCTAGAAAAACGAATTCATCTCAGGTTCACATGTTTCCTAAATGGCTTAGATTTTTCAAGTTAAGTTGAGATAGTAGTAGCTTATAGATTATGATCAGATAAGATGGTTTTAGGTTTTGATCACATTATTCCATTTTTTTCCTGATAAGATTATGCACTTGATAATATGATGTATTAGGAAAGTTTAGGCTTGTGTTCCAGTTGcctttttgctttatttttatttaaattcgcATGAATGTTTTTCAATTACGGAAAACTTGGTCCTATAGTTTCCGTTAGTAAAGAGAATCAATTTCCATCACAAAATCACTTCAGGGAATAAAATTGCAGTAAGATAACTAGATAAGTGAGTCCAAATCTGGCTACTTTACTAGGCGTATATacaagtattaaattttagtagGGCAACTTTGAAGAGCACCTTTTGTATTGAACTATTTTTAAATGGAAAGGAACACCTTGTAATAGACTGCAATTCTCCTAGACTGCAAATAGCATGCAACTGAGATAGTAACAAATATTGAAGGCAGGTGGCAGCCTTCAATATTCCCAATGCAGCTTAAGTATGTTAAAGAATATGCAGAATGCAGTTTGACAGTGAAACCTCCTAGTGTCTTTTCCTATCAAGATTGAGAGGGATAAAGATCGGATGACTTAATGAAAGActaatatatagaaattttaacatattttaaagcATGACTGTTATGGAAATGAACTGGCAATAATATAGTAGTTAAAACTAGATAGAGCTAACTCAGATCTAGTATCCATTATGGTAAAGAAGTTAAAGGAGGACACTACTTGGTTCCGGAAAGAAAGAGTGATTTCATCAGATTGATGTTAGCCTATGAGTTAATGAGACTGTAGATACTATTATGGTTTGTTACTGTATttgttaattaactttaaaaaatactattatGGTTGGAAAATAGCGTAGAATCACTGGATATCTCATAAGTTGAGACTTTATGGCTAGACAACATACCCgttgttttttcattttttattcctGATAGTTAGACTTATCTGTTAATATTTTCAAGCTTTTTAGATTTATTATCGAGAACTGGTAAGTTTGAGGGGAGCTAATCTCtcgtacactctaccctccccaggCCCCactttgtgggatttcactgggtatgttgttgagGGGAGCTGATCTGCAGTAGTTTTACATTCTAATAAATTTGAAGTAATGTTTTTAGTATATCCGTTCTGATTTATTTCAGAAACAACATCTGGTAATAAAATCCTTTGATTTTAATCTAAGTTGGTGTCCTACAGATTGTTTTCATTGCATATGGCCAATCTTGATGGAGATAACGAACCTGAATGGATAAAGAGGGTGAAATCAGAAGGTTCCATTCCCTTTCTGGACCCAGATAATTGCTCAAACGGTTGGGCTTCTCCACCAGGGAATAGTTTCATGGTAAGAGGTCCAGAATACTTTTCAACAAAGGTTAAAGTTCCCGGTGGTGAATTTCTTCTGAAACCTCTTGGTTTTGACTGGATAAAAGGTCCTAAAAAGATTTCTGATATTCTAAATAATCCAAAACACCGTATCAGGATGGCTCTTCAAGATGAAACTCCAACTGGTTGCAAGCCCTTTATTTGGGCTTTCAACTTGCAAGTTCCTAGTAAGGAAAATTTCAGTGCTGTTGTATATTTTGTGGGCCTCGAACCCGTCCCTGAAGGGTCTTTGATGGAGCAGTTCTTGAAAGGAGATGATGCATTTAGAACTAAAAGGTTAAAATTGATTGCGAATATTGTTAAAGGACCTTGGATTGTAAGAAAGGCAGTTGGGGAGCAAGCTATATGCGTAATTGGCCGTGCACTGACTTGCAAGTACTCTATAGCAGACGATTTCATAGAGGTAGATGTTGATATAGGATCTTCGGTGATAGCAAATGCGATTGTTCATCTCGcgtataattatatatcaactCTTACTGTTGATTTAGCCTTCCTTATCGAGAGTCAAACTCAATCAGAACTTCCAGAACGGATTTTAGGAGCGGTAAGATTTTCGGAGCTGCAGACCAGTTCAGCAACACTAGTTGAAATGCCATCCAATGGGAACATGGGAGAGTTCCTTCCTTCTTTCCCTTCAAGGTTATGGAAGTCATTTGGAAACAGTTTCTCCCACCTTGTTCAGGCAGATACTCAAGATGGTAGCTCCAGCTCCAGCCCCTCACTTGTAAAGGAGGTTGTTGATAATGGTCTCTCTGAAGAAGGTACCAAAAAATGGTAAGTGATCTTAGAATTTAAGAGGACATCATCAAATGCATGACATAATGAAAGAAACTTGAATTTTCCTTCTGTTAGTTTCACTTCTTCCCTGTTTAAGTATGACTgcattttttactttatataaaCACTTACCATGGTAAAATGAGTATTTTTTTCTATTGCTAAGCATGACAACTACGAAAGTTTGGCTCATCCTCATTTGATCCAAAAATTGCAAAACCCTGTTTCATGGTTGGACTTCTAAGTTCTTCATTAAAAAAAGGGTTAAACTTCTGAGTTCATGCTTTATTTGACTTTATACCCTAAAGGCGCAACCTCCTTAACCTCCTATCTAAGGTCATGTCTTCGAGAAGCTGAAGCAGGACCCAATTTTCCAAGGACATGACCTTAGATAGGAGGTTATGGAGGTTGTGATTAGGGTAGAAGGTTGGTAGGTAGTTGAGCGCTGTCTCGTTTCCTAGCTGGAGGACAGGCTTGGTGGTAGGTTGGTGCATTGGACCTGTTCCCCTATTTATAGTAGTAGCACTTTTCTCGTAGTTGCATGTCTTACGACTTTTGTTACTCCATATCATTTATTGTGCTTCAGTTATCACATTAGTTGGTTAATGTTATTGCTCCTCTTTAGAATGTTATGGTATGTTCtccctattattttttatatccttttcacttcttatttttcttttaactgcTCTGATGTTCATTACTCGTGACGAGGGAAGATGATATCCACTTTACCGGTCCACAGAATGCATCAAATCATTTGAGATTCTTCCCTCATATATAGTGCCAATGGTTGTAATGACTGTCTCATCTCATGTTCGCAAATGACTCCTAAATCCGAAGAATATAAACAATGAGCTTAATAGCCAAGTATATCTACTTGGCATTTCTACCTATTTCCTTCACGTATCAAGTCTCTCGTCCAGTAGTCTAGTATAACATCCTCAGGAAACGTTATAATTTGCCAAATCTTTCTCAGAAACATTTACATTTACTCATTGCTTAaacaaaaaacatgaaattcgTGTGTAGGTGCTAGTGTGCTGTTCTTGTTTTTCAATTTCCAATGAAGACACATCGTCAATATCCATGGAATATGTCCCTTGCGCTCTCCTTATTCTTCATTAGATggttctctctcttttttttcttcgttGGACGTTTcagatgaaattgttatactCATGTTATATgcattaaagatatttttttttctaattttctaataGCTTTAATGAATCTTTATATCTTCGTTTCCTCTCTGCATTCTGAAATTGAGTTTTCGTAGTAAACTGAACTTCTCTTAATCATTTGAACTTTGCAGATCTCCACACTGTAAATATGATGCATTTCTGAAACGTTCAATGGCTCCAGGCTCGGAGAATTCTATTATTGCGGTCTCATATTGTTGGTTGTGATGGCTACATTCACCGCTATTTATAGCTGTAGAAATTACGTACTACAAAAATATGTATACATTTCTGGGGAGCGATTTAGCGACATGGAACTCCAGTAGCATTCTTCACTATTAGCCTCTGCTCATCTTCTCATTTCTttctgaaaaagaaaaaaaatactccaGTTGCCCATTCATTTATATTcttgatattgatttttatttatttatatcatttactTGGTAATAATAGGTTACTAATTTGAAGGGTGTTGATTGATTACACAATTTTGTCACCCAGATTGCAAGTTAGGATATTTGTTGCAGATGCTTTAAATCTTGATTATGCAGTTATTGCAtcttaatttttagatttttcttcCAATGTTAAATATCGATTTGAGCCAAAAGTCTATTAGAAACAATTTCTTTTAGTAAGATTTGCGTATACTATCCTTTCCGGGCTCTATTTATTGGGTGTATTGTTGTCAATTGTTCCATATCAGTTTGAGTGGTATTGTATTGTGGTTTGCCAAGGGGAAGTTATGCATATTTTTGCACAAATCTAACCAATATCAGCAAATCGAtgatcaaatttgaatttttccatcaaaattaCTAAAGATAAAGGCAGGGTTTGAGGTTGTTTtccatcaaaaatattttttctagagaaatgt
Proteins encoded in this region:
- the LOC101268401 gene encoding protein ENHANCED DISEASE RESISTANCE 2-like, whose translation is MANLDGDNEPEWIKRVKSEGSIPFLDPDNCSNGWASPPGNSFMVRGPEYFSTKVKVPGGEFLLKPLGFDWIKGPKKISDILNNPKHRIRMALQDETPTGCKPFIWAFNLQVPSKENFSAVVYFVGLEPVPEGSLMEQFLKGDDAFRTKRLKLIANIVKGPWIVRKAVGEQAICVIGRALTCKYSIADDFIEVDVDIGSSVIANAIVHLAYNYISTLTVDLAFLIESQTQSELPERILGAVRFSELQTSSATLVEMPSNGNMGEFLPSFPSRLWKSFGNSFSHLVQADTQDGSSSSSPSLVKEVVDNGLSEEGTKK